The nucleotide sequence ATGGGTCTATCCGGTGGTGGACGACAATATCGAGATCGAGGTCAACCCGGCCGATATCCGCGTTGATACATACCGGTCATCGGGCGCTGGCGGGCAGCACGTCAACACGACCGACTCGGCGGTACGGATTACGCACCACCCGACGGGGATCGTCGTGACCAGTTCAGAAAAATCGCAGCACCAGAACCGTGATATCGCCATGAAGGCATTGAAATCGCGGTTGTATCAGATGGAACTGGAAAAGCGCACGGCGTCAATTCAGGAAGCGCATGATAACAAGGGCGAAGCGGGTTGGGGCAACCAGATCCGGTCCTATGTCTTGCAGCCTTACCAGATGGTCAAAGACCTGCGTACCAATGTCGAAACCAGCGATACACAGGGCGTATTGGATGGTGACCTGGACAAGTTCATGGCAGCAACACTGGCCCTGCAGGTATCAGGCAAAAGTCGTAGCGAAGCGCAGACGGATTGAGGGGCCGACCGGGGCCTCAGAAACGCCGGGAATAGGCAATCACCGGACCGTCATAACTGATGTTTGTAATCAGCTCGTGGTCCCCCAGGTCCCATTCCATGTGCCGCCAGCCGAGCGTGAATTCGTTCTGCCCTGAGCGGTAGGACAGGCCCGCATAGGCTTGCCATGTCAGGTCTGAATCGCCGGCACCGACATCCGTAGCAAACGGCACCGACCAGCTTTCATTGATGGTGTAGCGGCCTCTGAAACCAACGGTCCCGTCCGTGAGATGATCATTTGTCTTGAACCGATAAGACTGGCCCGCCGCATCGACGGTCAGTTCGTTCTCGAAAATCGTGTAACGCAGGCCAGCCGTCCCATACAGGTTGAAGACAGGCGATGTCGCGATCCGGTAGCCAATGAACCCGTTGAAGAAGGTGGTCTTGGTGTCGAAATCGGCCAGAACATCAATCGAGGATGACTGGCTCGGCTCGCCCGACTGCACGGGATACGAACCTTCGCCGCTTTTGCCGACATTGGCATAAAAACCTTCGACCCCATAGATCCATTCACCGCGGGTCTGGACGACTTCACCCATCAGCCCGAATTTGAGGTTCTCCAGAACGGTTTTGCGGGAAGCGGTCGCCTTGACACCGTTGCTGAGTTCTTCGTTTACCTCCGTCGCCCAGACGTAAATCGTCGCTCGCGTGCTGGCCTCCTGGGACAGCGCTGGCGCAACGGGGCCGAAAATGAGAGGAAAGGCCAGGGGGATGAAGCGTTTCATGATCGCTCTCCTGCACAAAAGGGTAACCTCGCGGCAGTATCGCGCAAACTTTCTTCAAATGACATTGATAAATTGACGCTGGGGGCGCTGCGCGGCGCGGATGTAACTTGGAGGTTCCGCTGCGACCTGGAAACACAAAACCCGCCTCGAAGGGCGGGTTTCAGATCGGTATTCGTCCGATGTCAGGCTTGCTTTTCAATCGCAGGTTTCACCGGCTTCGCGTTGCCACCGTTCAGCGGATCTTCCTGACGCTGGACAGAACCTTCGAAATGTGCCCCGCTTTCGATTGCGATCGTTTTGTGAATGATGTCGCCTTCGACACGCGCGGTGGATGTCAGGCGAACCTTCAGGCCACGAACGCGACCGACAACGCGGCCATTCACGACAACATCGTCGGCAACGACTTCGCCCTTGACAGTGGCACCTTCGCCCACGGTCAACAGATGGGCGCGGATATCACCCTCTATCTGGCCTTCGACCTGTATGTCGCCGGTGGTCCGCAGATTCCCCTGAACCATCAGGTCCGAAGACAGCGTGGATGCGGGCGGCTTCGCCTTGGGCGCAGCCGGTTTCGGAGTTTCGTTCGTCGTCATTGCCTGCCTTGGTTCTTGCGGTTTCTTTTCTGCTTCGGCGTTCTTTGCGCCGGTTTCGGATACCCTGTTCTTAGAAAACATCTCGTGCAGCCTCGATATAGGTCAACGGATCCACGGCCTTCCCGTTTTCACGCACCTCATAGTGCAGGTGGGTGCCTGTCGATCTCCCGGAATTTCCCATAGCACCGATCTGGTCTCCACGCGAGACCCTTTGACCCTTCTTGACCTTGATTTGCGACATATGCGCGTATCGGGTTTCAATGCCGAAATCGTGTTTGATCTTGACGAGACGCCCGTAGCCCGAAGACCAGCCCGCATGAACCACGACGCCATCGGCCGTGGCGTGAATCGCTGTCCCATAGGGACCGGCGAAATCGGTGCCTTCATGCATCCGGCCGCCACCGCGGATCGGGTCGCGTCGATAGCCGAAGCCCGACGTGCGTCGTACAGATGTCAGGATCGGGTTCGCGAAAGGAAGTTTCTCGGCAGCAAGACGATACAGGTTCAGTGTATCCATATGACCGAGGATCGAATTGGCGCGAACGCTATCGGCATCGGGGGCCGTGCCCTTGGTCGATACCGCGATGGGTGTCAGCGGTCCGCCTTGGCCGTCATAGCGCTGGCGAAGCTGATCGATCAGCGTGTCGGAGGACAGACCCACCTTGTTGAACATCTCGTCCAGGGGTTCCATGGACACTTCGACAGCTTCTTCAAGCTGAGAGAAGATCCGGTCGGTCTTTTCTGCGGCAAGCTGGGCTTCGAGCTGCAGCTCTTCAATTTCGGTTTCCGCAGCCGTCGCCTGCGCAGTACGGACATCGCGCTGCTCGGATGTTTCTCTCAAGGCACCGGTCAGGAAATCCACTGTCGTTTCGGCTTCGGCAAGTTTCGCGCCGAGGGCGGCGCCATCGTCGCCACCATCGCCATACTGTTCGGACAACTCGGCCAAACGCTCCTGCACGCGGTCACGTTCGTTCAGTGCCTGACGTAGAATGCCGCGCAAGGCTTCGGTACCGCGATCAAGCTCGGTCACTTCCAGTTTGGTATCGAACAGATGTTCCTGCATCCGCGAAACATCTTCCAGCGCCCGGCTGAACTGGTCCTGTGCTTCACGCGCCGCATGTCGGTATTTGTCGCGGTCCTGTGCCAGTTCGTTCAGGCGCGTTTCATAAAAGGCCTGCTCGCGCGCGGCTTGCTCGCGCGCGCCGCCATTGCTGATCATGCCGAACACGGAAAACGACGTCGCCACAACGCACCAGCCCACAAGGGCCGTGCTGCCCACAAGCGCCAGAATCTGCTGTTTCGTTCCCAGCCGGATAAAACGCGTGCCGCTTTCGGTTTTGAGAAAGATCCGCTTTTCCGGAAATGCTCGGGTTAAAATGTTTCCTACGCCGTCGCCGGTCTGCTTGCCCGCCATTGCGCTCCCTATAGTTGCCCGCGGCTGTTTTGTTGCTTGCCACGTTTGATCCCCGCAGACGGGTTAACCAGCGTTTACTTTTGAAGCAAGCCTTACGCCGGTGGAGTGCCTTGAAGGGCGGCATTTGGGCGGTTTTTCGGCAGATTATCGCCGATATAATTCGGAGATGGAACGATTTGCCCGAGTTCAGCCCTTTCGGGCGGCGTGTATGGCGGCGATAACCTCTTCGATATGGCCCTTCAGTTTGACCTTGCGCCACTCGCGCAAAAGCATTCCGTCGCCGTCGATCAGGAAGGTCGAGCGCTCGATGCCCC is from Qingshengfaniella alkalisoli and encodes:
- a CDS encoding bactofilin family protein, which translates into the protein MFSKNRVSETGAKNAEAEKKPQEPRQAMTTNETPKPAAPKAKPPASTLSSDLMVQGNLRTTGDIQVEGQIEGDIRAHLLTVGEGATVKGEVVADDVVVNGRVVGRVRGLKVRLTSTARVEGDIIHKTIAIESGAHFEGSVQRQEDPLNGGNAKPVKPAIEKQA
- a CDS encoding DUF5930 domain-containing protein gives rise to the protein MAGKQTGDGVGNILTRAFPEKRIFLKTESGTRFIRLGTKQQILALVGSTALVGWCVVATSFSVFGMISNGGAREQAAREQAFYETRLNELAQDRDKYRHAAREAQDQFSRALEDVSRMQEHLFDTKLEVTELDRGTEALRGILRQALNERDRVQERLAELSEQYGDGGDDGAALGAKLAEAETTVDFLTGALRETSEQRDVRTAQATAAETEIEELQLEAQLAAEKTDRIFSQLEEAVEVSMEPLDEMFNKVGLSSDTLIDQLRQRYDGQGGPLTPIAVSTKGTAPDADSVRANSILGHMDTLNLYRLAAEKLPFANPILTSVRRTSGFGYRRDPIRGGGRMHEGTDFAGPYGTAIHATADGVVVHAGWSSGYGRLVKIKHDFGIETRYAHMSQIKVKKGQRVSRGDQIGAMGNSGRSTGTHLHYEVRENGKAVDPLTYIEAARDVF